In Sphingomonas sp. SUN019, one genomic interval encodes:
- a CDS encoding efflux RND transporter periplasmic adaptor subunit, which yields MNDMTVKDRDMTARTAAPGQQRGNPALRKRLLLILGVVVLIGAIVWAVFHFLLAAPQEETDDAYVAGDVVAITARDPGNVLRLHADNTQSVTAGQPLIDLDPLTADVNLAAAEADLARAVRSTRADFSRVNESGAALGQARAQLAAAQADYTRRRGAAAEGAVSGEELAHAADQVTVARAALRLAESQQAQTRSTVSGTSVSTNPAVMTAIAAYRRAAIARSHMHVTAPIDGVIAQRTVQVGQQIAAGAPLMAIVPMTRLWVDANFRETQLKDVRIGQPATVVADMYGDDVVYHGRVVGLAAGSGNAFALLPPQNASGNWIKIVQRVPVRIALDPQELMANPLRVGLSVAATVDTSTRSGPRLASPATTPYRGNTDTSDPEVEARIRQIIAANR from the coding sequence ATGAACGATATGACGGTCAAGGATCGCGACATGACCGCGCGAACCGCTGCACCGGGCCAGCAGCGCGGCAATCCTGCACTCCGCAAGCGCCTCTTGCTGATCCTCGGCGTCGTGGTGCTGATCGGCGCGATAGTCTGGGCGGTGTTCCATTTCCTGCTCGCCGCGCCGCAGGAGGAAACCGACGACGCTTATGTCGCGGGCGATGTCGTCGCGATCACCGCGCGTGATCCCGGCAACGTACTGCGGCTCCACGCCGACAATACGCAGAGCGTGACGGCGGGCCAGCCGCTGATCGATCTCGATCCGCTGACCGCCGACGTGAACCTGGCTGCGGCCGAAGCTGACCTGGCGCGCGCCGTCCGCAGCACGCGCGCCGACTTCTCCCGCGTCAACGAAAGCGGCGCAGCGCTGGGGCAGGCGCGCGCGCAATTGGCCGCCGCGCAGGCCGACTACACCCGCCGCCGCGGCGCTGCGGCCGAGGGCGCGGTGTCGGGCGAGGAACTCGCGCACGCCGCCGATCAGGTCACCGTCGCACGCGCCGCGCTGCGCCTCGCCGAAAGCCAGCAGGCGCAGACCCGCAGCACCGTCTCGGGCACCAGCGTCTCCACCAACCCCGCGGTGATGACCGCGATCGCCGCCTATCGCCGCGCCGCGATCGCGCGCAGCCACATGCACGTCACCGCCCCGATCGATGGCGTGATCGCGCAGCGCACGGTGCAGGTCGGCCAACAGATCGCGGCAGGCGCCCCACTCATGGCGATCGTCCCGATGACGCGCCTGTGGGTCGACGCGAATTTCCGCGAGACGCAGTTGAAGGACGTCCGCATCGGCCAGCCCGCGACCGTGGTGGCCGACATGTACGGCGACGACGTGGTCTATCACGGCCGCGTCGTCGGCCTGGCGGCGGGCAGCGGCAACGCCTTCGCATTGCTCCCGCCGCAGAACGCCAGCGGCAACTGGATCAAGATCGTCCAGCGCGTCCCCGTCCGCATCGCGCTCGATCCGCAGGAGCTGATGGCCAACCCATTGCGCGTCGGCCTGTCGGTTGCAGCGACCGTGGACACGTCGACCCGGTCCGGCCCACGCCTCGCCAGCCCGGCGACGACGCCATACCGTGGAAACACCGATACGTCGGACCCCGAAGTCGAAGCCCGCATCCGCCAGATCATCGCAGCGAACCGCTAA
- a CDS encoding efflux transporter outer membrane subunit, with product MRRLAPFIAVLLVAGCTPPDTRPAVTPRAPADLGLNGPPAPAIDATWWRAFGDPQLDRIVADALSGSPTLDAALARVRQAQATLAARDSEDAPQVAFDGNAQISRLSGESTIPPPFRGTVRSQGNLQAGLNWNLDLFGRQKAAIEGARASVDAARLDAAAARLMLAGSVVQTYAELARAERQGAIATRTIATRQRSARLVDVRLRNRLASKLDVQAAGTLVAQARVALVRAEAARSLAANALAALAGRGADYPATIGATDLSAAPALALPATIPADLLSRRADIAAAQARIAAAAAGRQVARRAFYPNINLTALVGLQAVGLQNLFDINAGTAGSGAAIHLPIFDGGRLKADLAGADAALDLAIADYNRIVVGAVREAADAVAQIGATDAERARQADVVRGYAETARLNAVRVSSGLDSRLAGIDNDVRQLEAEQAAANLATDALSRRAALAVALGGGFDPSRNLTP from the coding sequence ATGCGCCGTCTCGCACCGTTCATCGCCGTGCTGCTGGTCGCCGGCTGCACACCGCCCGACACGCGCCCCGCGGTGACGCCGCGCGCGCCGGCCGATCTCGGGCTGAACGGTCCCCCCGCCCCCGCGATCGATGCGACCTGGTGGCGCGCGTTCGGCGATCCGCAACTCGACCGCATCGTCGCGGACGCGCTGTCCGGCAGCCCGACGCTCGACGCCGCATTGGCGCGCGTGCGTCAGGCGCAGGCGACGCTGGCCGCGCGCGATTCGGAAGATGCGCCGCAGGTCGCGTTCGACGGTAATGCGCAGATTTCGCGCCTGAGCGGCGAATCGACCATCCCGCCGCCGTTCCGCGGCACGGTCCGGTCGCAGGGCAATCTCCAGGCCGGACTCAACTGGAACCTCGACCTGTTCGGGCGGCAGAAGGCCGCGATCGAGGGCGCGCGGGCATCGGTCGATGCGGCGCGGCTGGATGCGGCGGCGGCGCGGCTGATGCTCGCCGGGTCGGTCGTCCAGACCTATGCCGAACTCGCGCGCGCCGAACGCCAAGGCGCGATCGCCACGCGTACGATCGCCACGCGCCAGCGCTCCGCGCGGCTGGTCGATGTGCGCCTGCGCAACCGGCTGGCCAGCAAGCTGGATGTGCAGGCGGCGGGCACATTGGTGGCGCAGGCGCGCGTCGCCCTGGTGCGCGCTGAGGCCGCAAGGTCGCTCGCGGCCAATGCGCTCGCCGCGCTTGCCGGGCGCGGTGCGGACTATCCCGCGACGATCGGCGCGACCGATCTGAGCGCTGCACCCGCGCTGGCGCTGCCCGCCACGATCCCCGCCGACCTGCTCTCACGCCGCGCCGATATCGCCGCGGCGCAGGCGCGGATCGCTGCGGCAGCGGCGGGACGGCAGGTCGCGCGGCGGGCTTTCTATCCCAACATCAACCTGACCGCGCTCGTGGGGTTGCAGGCGGTAGGCCTGCAAAATCTGTTCGACATCAACGCCGGTACCGCCGGTTCCGGCGCGGCGATCCATCTGCCGATCTTCGACGGCGGGCGGTTGAAGGCCGACCTTGCGGGGGCGGACGCCGCGCTCGACCTCGCCATCGCCGACTATAACCGCATCGTGGTGGGCGCAGTGCGTGAAGCCGCAGATGCCGTCGCTCAGATCGGCGCGACAGACGCCGAACGCGCGCGGCAGGCAGACGTCGTACGCGGCTACGCCGAAACCGCGCGCCTCAACGCGGTGCGCGTCTCCAGCGGACTCGATTCGCGGCTCGCCGGGATCGACAACGACGTGCGCCAGCTGGAGGCCGAACAGGCCGCCGCCAACCTCGCCACCGACGCGCTGTCGCGCCGCGCTGCCCTCGCGGTCGCGCTCGGCGGCGGCTTCGATCCCTCCCGGAACCTCACGCCATGA
- a CDS encoding MarR family winged helix-turn-helix transcriptional regulator — MAHFDESNFFPDTSPGYLVRVINQLSIAGIDRVFAEEGLTATQWMALVSIHFGFGDTGAALARSLAHDKGAMTRLIDTMEARGWVQRTRGDGDRRLVKLSLTEAGLEVAMHARRQVIECWNEWLADWSEDEVKALLVTLHKLRTSLEAKT, encoded by the coding sequence ATGGCGCATTTCGACGAGTCCAACTTCTTTCCCGACACGTCACCGGGGTATCTCGTCCGCGTCATCAATCAACTCAGCATCGCCGGGATCGACCGCGTCTTCGCCGAAGAGGGCCTGACTGCTACGCAATGGATGGCGCTGGTGTCGATCCACTTCGGGTTCGGCGACACCGGCGCGGCGCTCGCGCGCAGCCTGGCGCACGACAAGGGCGCGATGACGCGGCTGATCGACACGATGGAGGCGCGCGGCTGGGTTCAGCGGACCCGCGGCGACGGCGACCGGCGGCTGGTCAAACTGTCGCTGACCGAGGCCGGGCTCGAGGTGGCGATGCATGCGCGGCGGCAGGTGATCGAATGCTGGAACGAGTGGCTCGCCGACTGGAGCGAGGATGAGGTGAAGGCGTTGCTCGTCACCTTGCACAAACTCCGCACCTCGCTGGAGGCGAAGACCTGA
- a CDS encoding pitrilysin family protein, whose amino-acid sequence MRVLTLSGAAVIALAAPAFAQVPAPKPAPVADLVRAVDIPYEQFTLKNGLRVVVHTDRKAPVVGLSIWYDVGSKHEPKGKTGFAHLFEHLMFNGSENAPGDFFEPLKQVGATDLNGTTYFDRTNYFETVPTAALDRALFLESDRMGYLTGAITQGVLDEQRGVVQNEKREGDNQPYGLIEYKLIEGLFPAGHPYGHTTIGSMADLDAASLGDVKSWFKDHYGPNNAVLVLAGDIDVPTAKRLTEKYFGAIPAGPKSVRPTVSVPTLAAPKSEVMKDRVAAPLIVKSWAVPGLNDRDAVPLDVAASVLGGLASSRLDNILVKREKLAVQVGASNSDYAQVGTFDVQAVVRPGVDPALVAKRLDAIIADFVKTGPTADEVARVVTSNVSRRIGGLESVGGSNGKAVALAEGALYSDDPGFYKKRLALLAAQTPATVKAAMGKWLTRPAYTLTVVQGERDKYDEAIAPPPAKVVEAPPAPVKGTRGAMPGVGEVAGLTFPKVERTKLSNGVELIYAQRTTVPITQGVLSFDAGVAADVADTLGTEQLTRAMIDEGTAKLDSIQLAEAKERLGLDISTGSTPDRTTLSFRSPSANLTPSLAIFADIARNPAFPESELARVKNQQLTQIAQEMTSPEGLAQRVLPPILYGAGNPYAKSRGSGDAAAVERLTRADLVAFQQAWLRPDKAKVFVVSDRPLAEVKAALDTAFAGWTASGAAGTKVFRTDRSLPAPRILLIDRPDSPQSLVSGGLRTGLVGTDELLPQITVNDALGGDFLGRINMDLRETKHWSYGAYGSFYRNAFGAPYVINAPVQADKTGASIAAIRQDVKDFVTAKPLTQAEFDRTITGATRSLSGDFETSGDVLGAMQRNDLYQRADDYYATITQKYRALTRDQLDAAARATFAPDRFVWVVVGDAKTVRPQLDSIGLPVEVMPAASVADAR is encoded by the coding sequence TTGCGTGTGCTGACCCTCTCCGGCGCGGCCGTGATCGCGCTGGCCGCTCCTGCGTTCGCGCAAGTCCCCGCGCCAAAGCCCGCGCCGGTCGCCGATCTCGTCCGCGCGGTGGACATTCCATATGAGCAATTCACGCTGAAGAATGGCTTGCGCGTGGTCGTCCATACCGACCGGAAGGCGCCGGTGGTTGGGCTCAGCATATGGTACGATGTCGGATCAAAGCACGAACCGAAGGGCAAGACCGGCTTCGCGCACCTATTCGAACATCTGATGTTCAACGGCAGCGAGAATGCGCCGGGCGATTTCTTCGAACCGCTGAAACAGGTCGGCGCGACCGATTTGAACGGCACGACATATTTCGATCGCACCAACTATTTCGAGACCGTGCCGACCGCGGCGCTGGACCGGGCGCTTTTCCTGGAAAGCGACCGGATGGGGTATCTGACCGGCGCGATCACGCAGGGCGTGCTGGATGAGCAGCGCGGCGTCGTCCAGAACGAGAAGCGCGAAGGGGACAATCAGCCGTACGGGCTGATCGAATACAAGTTGATCGAAGGGCTGTTCCCGGCCGGCCATCCATATGGCCACACCACGATCGGTTCGATGGCGGATCTGGATGCGGCGAGCCTGGGCGACGTGAAATCGTGGTTCAAGGATCATTACGGGCCGAACAATGCCGTGCTGGTGCTGGCGGGCGATATCGACGTTCCGACCGCGAAGCGACTGACCGAGAAGTATTTCGGCGCGATCCCGGCGGGGCCGAAAAGCGTGCGGCCGACCGTATCGGTGCCGACGCTGGCTGCGCCAAAATCCGAGGTGATGAAGGACCGCGTCGCCGCGCCGCTGATCGTCAAAAGTTGGGCGGTGCCGGGGCTGAACGACAGGGATGCGGTGCCGCTGGACGTCGCGGCGTCCGTGCTGGGCGGCCTCGCCAGTTCACGGCTCGACAATATCCTGGTCAAGCGCGAGAAACTGGCGGTGCAGGTGGGGGCCAGCAATAGCGACTATGCGCAGGTCGGGACATTCGACGTGCAGGCGGTGGTTCGGCCCGGCGTCGATCCCGCACTGGTGGCGAAGCGGCTGGATGCGATCATCGCCGATTTCGTGAAGACCGGGCCGACCGCGGACGAGGTCGCGCGGGTCGTCACCTCCAATGTGTCGCGGCGCATCGGCGGGCTGGAATCGGTCGGCGGATCGAACGGCAAGGCGGTCGCGCTGGCCGAGGGCGCGCTGTATTCGGACGATCCGGGCTTCTACAAGAAGCGGTTGGCGCTCCTCGCCGCGCAAACGCCCGCGACCGTGAAGGCGGCGATGGGGAAGTGGCTGACGCGACCCGCCTATACCCTGACGGTCGTGCAGGGTGAGCGCGACAAGTACGACGAGGCGATCGCACCGCCGCCCGCCAAGGTGGTCGAAGCGCCGCCCGCGCCGGTGAAGGGCACGCGCGGCGCGATGCCGGGCGTCGGCGAGGTCGCGGGGCTGACCTTCCCGAAGGTCGAGCGGACGAAATTGTCGAACGGCGTCGAGCTGATCTATGCGCAGCGCACGACGGTGCCCATCACGCAGGGGGTGCTGAGCTTCGATGCGGGCGTGGCGGCGGACGTGGCCGACACGCTCGGGACCGAGCAACTGACGCGGGCGATGATCGACGAGGGGACGGCGAAGCTCGATTCGATCCAGCTGGCGGAGGCGAAGGAGCGGCTGGGGCTCGACATCTCCACGGGATCGACGCCCGATCGCACGACGCTCAGCTTCCGCAGCCCCAGCGCCAATCTGACGCCGTCGCTGGCGATCTTCGCCGACATCGCGCGCAACCCGGCATTCCCGGAAAGCGAGCTGGCGCGGGTCAAGAACCAGCAACTGACGCAGATCGCGCAGGAGATGACCAGTCCCGAGGGCCTGGCGCAGCGCGTGCTGCCGCCGATCCTGTACGGTGCGGGCAATCCCTATGCGAAATCGCGCGGCAGCGGCGATGCGGCGGCGGTCGAGCGGCTGACGCGCGCCGATCTGGTCGCGTTCCAGCAGGCATGGCTGCGGCCCGACAAGGCGAAGGTGTTCGTCGTCAGCGATCGTCCGCTGGCCGAGGTGAAGGCGGCGCTCGACACGGCGTTTGCGGGCTGGACCGCGAGCGGTGCGGCGGGGACGAAGGTGTTCCGCACCGATCGCAGCCTGCCCGCGCCGCGGATATTGCTGATCGACCGGCCGGATTCGCCGCAGTCGCTCGTGTCGGGGGGACTGCGCACGGGGCTGGTCGGGACCGATGAACTGCTGCCGCAGATCACGGTCAACGATGCGCTGGGCGGCGATTTCCTCGGGCGGATCAACATGGACCTGCGCGAGACGAAACATTGGTCGTACGGCGCCTATGGCAGCTTCTATCGCAACGCCTTCGGCGCGCCCTATGTCATCAACGCGCCGGTGCAGGCCGACAAGACCGGCGCGTCGATCGCCGCGATCCGGCAGGACGTGAAGGATTTCGTGACGGCGAAGCCGCTGACGCAAGCCGAGTTCGACCGCACGATCACGGGCGCGACTCGGTCGCTGTCGGGGGATTTCGAAACCTCGGGCGACGTGCTGGGCGCGATGCAGCGCAACGACCTGTACCAGCGCGCGGACGATTATTATGCGACGATCACGCAGAAATACCGTGCGCTGACCCGCGATCAGCTTGACGCTGCGGCACGCGCGACTTTTGCGCCGGATCGGTTTGTGTGGGTGGTCGTTGGCGATGCGAAGACCGTCCGGCCGCAGCTTGACAGCATTGGCCTGCCGGTCGAGGTCATGCCGGCAGCGTCCGTGGCGGACGCGAGATAG
- a CDS encoding 5-(carboxyamino)imidazole ribonucleotide synthase encodes MTPLPPGSTIGILGGGQLGRMLASAAAQLGYRTHVLAPDSESVAAQTASSLTRADYHNRIVLADFAAQCDVVTYEFENIDVAPVEWLAARVPVHPSPASLKIAQERVGEKRFVEQVGGTPARWAAVATRQELDDAIASVGTPAVLKTTRMGYDGKGQVRLQAPDDADAAWDAIQGPAVLEAFVDFTHEFSIVLVRDVDGRMVSYPPPWNEHHDAILSRSTLPAPAEIAQHWTQAAALTGRIADALGHVGVLTCEFFATPDGPVFNEMAPRVHNSGHWTIEGAVTSQFENHIRAICGLPLGDTALTAAQVEMENLIGDDWERWPDVLAEPGAHLHLYGKREARAGRKMGHVTRLRR; translated from the coding sequence ATGACTCCCCTCCCCCCCGGCAGCACGATCGGCATCCTCGGCGGGGGGCAGCTCGGGCGGATGCTCGCGTCGGCCGCGGCGCAACTTGGGTATCGCACCCACGTCCTCGCGCCCGACAGTGAAAGCGTGGCGGCGCAGACCGCGTCGTCGCTAACCCGCGCGGATTATCACAACCGCATCGTGCTCGCCGATTTCGCCGCTCAGTGCGACGTGGTGACGTACGAATTCGAGAATATCGACGTCGCGCCGGTCGAATGGCTCGCCGCACGCGTGCCGGTCCATCCCTCCCCCGCCAGTCTGAAGATTGCGCAGGAACGCGTTGGGGAAAAGCGCTTCGTCGAACAGGTCGGCGGCACCCCCGCACGCTGGGCCGCGGTGGCGACACGTCAAGAACTCGACGACGCGATTGCGAGCGTCGGCACGCCAGCGGTCCTGAAGACGACGCGGATGGGCTATGACGGCAAGGGCCAGGTGCGCCTCCAAGCGCCAGACGACGCCGACGCCGCGTGGGACGCGATCCAAGGCCCCGCGGTGCTGGAGGCGTTCGTCGATTTCACGCACGAATTTTCCATCGTCCTCGTTCGCGACGTCGACGGCCGGATGGTCAGTTACCCGCCGCCGTGGAACGAGCACCACGACGCGATCCTGTCGCGCTCCACGCTGCCCGCTCCGGCCGAGATCGCGCAGCATTGGACGCAGGCGGCGGCACTGACCGGGCGGATCGCCGATGCGCTCGGGCATGTCGGGGTGCTGACGTGCGAGTTCTTCGCCACGCCCGACGGTCCGGTGTTCAACGAAATGGCGCCGCGGGTACATAATTCGGGGCATTGGACGATCGAGGGCGCGGTCACCTCGCAATTCGAAAACCACATCCGCGCGATCTGCGGGCTTCCGCTGGGGGACACCGCGCTGACCGCGGCGCAGGTCGAGATGGAGAATCTGATCGGCGACGATTGGGAACGCTGGCCCGACGTACTGGCCGAACCCGGCGCGCATCTGCACCTGTATGGGAAGCGCGAGGCGCGCGCGGGCCGCAAGATGGGGCATGTGACCCGGTTGCGGCGGTAG
- the purE gene encoding 5-(carboxyamino)imidazole ribonucleotide mutase: protein MAHVGIIMGSQSDWDTMRHAAATLDALGVAHEAKVVSAHRTPQRLYDYATGAADRGLKVIIAGAGGAAHLPGMAAAMTHLPVLGVPVESKALKGMDSLLSIVQMPGGIPVGTLAIGKAGAINAGLLAAAILALSDGALTERLKAWRAAQTDGVAETPE, encoded by the coding sequence ATGGCGCACGTCGGCATCATCATGGGGTCACAGTCCGATTGGGACACGATGCGGCACGCCGCGGCGACGCTCGACGCGCTCGGCGTCGCGCATGAGGCGAAGGTCGTGTCCGCACATCGGACTCCGCAGCGGCTGTACGATTATGCGACCGGCGCGGCGGATCGCGGGCTGAAGGTCATTATCGCGGGTGCGGGCGGCGCGGCGCATCTGCCGGGGATGGCGGCGGCGATGACGCATCTGCCAGTGCTGGGCGTGCCGGTCGAATCGAAGGCGCTGAAGGGCATGGATAGCCTGCTGTCGATCGTCCAGATGCCGGGCGGCATCCCCGTCGGCACGCTCGCCATCGGTAAGGCAGGCGCGATCAACGCCGGACTGCTCGCCGCCGCGATCCTCGCGCTGTCGGACGGTGCGCTGACCGAACGGCTGAAAGCGTGGCGCGCGGCGCAGACGGACGGCGTGGCCGAAACGCCTGAATGA
- the gpmA gene encoding 2,3-diphosphoglycerate-dependent phosphoglycerate mutase: protein MPTLVLIRHGQSSWNLENRFTGWWDVDVTEKGVAEAKAAGELMAAKGLDFDLTFTSLQTRAIKTLNLALEAMGRLWLPTEKHWRLNERHYGGLTGLDKAETAAKHGDEQVHVWRRSFDIPPPAMETGSDFDLSNDRRYAGIAIPQTESLKDTIARVLPYWNDRIAPALQDGQRVLISAHGNSLRALVKHLSNIPDDEITSLEIPTGQPIVYELDDALNATDRYYLNER from the coding sequence ATGCCAACCCTCGTCCTGATCCGCCACGGCCAGTCGTCGTGGAACCTCGAAAACCGCTTCACCGGCTGGTGGGACGTCGACGTGACCGAAAAGGGCGTGGCCGAGGCGAAGGCGGCGGGGGAGTTGATGGCGGCGAAGGGCCTCGATTTCGACCTGACCTTCACCAGTCTCCAGACGCGCGCGATCAAGACGCTCAATCTGGCACTGGAGGCGATGGGGCGGCTGTGGCTGCCGACCGAAAAGCATTGGCGATTGAACGAGCGGCATTATGGCGGGCTGACCGGGCTCGACAAAGCCGAAACCGCGGCGAAGCATGGCGACGAGCAGGTCCATGTCTGGCGTCGCAGCTTCGACATCCCGCCCCCCGCGATGGAAACGGGCAGCGATTTCGACCTGTCGAACGACCGCCGCTATGCCGGGATCGCCATCCCGCAGACCGAAAGCCTGAAGGACACGATCGCGCGCGTCCTGCCTTATTGGAACGATCGCATCGCGCCCGCGCTGCAGGATGGTCAGCGCGTCCTGATCAGCGCCCACGGCAATTCGCTCCGCGCGCTGGTGAAGCATCTGTCGAACATTCCGGACGACGAGATCACGTCGTTGGAAATCCCGACCGGGCAGCCGATCGTGTACGAACTCGACGACGCGTTGAATGCGACCGATCGCTATTATCTGAACGAACGATAG
- a CDS encoding GNAT family N-acetyltransferase, whose amino-acid sequence MEMREGIFDDPQVVALLTLHADGMLANSPVDKCHFLDLSGLQAADVTFFTLWDGEALVAMGALRRHDAELGEIKSMRTIPARLGEGHARTMLAHIVVTAKRSGLRRLSLETGSGAPFEPALALYRNHGFVACPPFGDYVATDFNQFMSFDLEGN is encoded by the coding sequence ATGGAGATGCGCGAGGGCATCTTCGACGATCCGCAGGTCGTTGCGCTGCTCACGCTCCATGCCGACGGGATGCTCGCGAATTCGCCGGTCGACAAATGCCATTTCCTCGATCTGTCGGGGTTGCAGGCGGCGGACGTGACGTTCTTCACCTTGTGGGATGGCGAGGCGCTCGTCGCGATGGGCGCGCTGCGGCGGCACGATGCCGAACTTGGCGAGATCAAGTCGATGCGCACGATCCCCGCCCGGCTCGGCGAGGGCCATGCCCGCACGATGCTGGCGCATATTGTCGTGACCGCCAAGCGAAGCGGACTTCGCCGCCTGAGCCTCGAAACCGGCTCTGGCGCACCGTTCGAACCCGCGCTTGCGCTGTATCGCAATCACGGCTTCGTCGCGTGCCCGCCGTTCGGCGACTATGTCGCGACCGATTTCAACCAGTTCATGTCGTTCGACCTCGAAGGAAATTGA
- a CDS encoding M14-type cytosolic carboxypeptidase: protein MTLSINAAFDGGNIRVIGIDGDIVNLEIVPDHQSDFYQWFYFRVAGAAGRRLTFRILNAGKSAYPLGWPGYKARASTDRQAWRMIETRYEGEVLEFDWPGDSDLVWFAYFAPYTMEMHADLIARTALKPGVEHRELGLSLDGQPIDYLRIGSGKKQVWLYARQHPGESMAEYWMDGALDWLTSDAAAGLLAKATVHIVPNMNPDGTRRGHLRTNAAGVNLNREWHSPSDERSPEVKCVLAAMDETGVDFAIDVHGDEAIAANFIAGFEGVPSWTDVHGEKFYEFGRRLAERTPDFQTEKGYQKSAPGRANLSMSTNQLAERFGAVSVTLEMPFKDHDPNPDAEHGWSGERSAKLAVACLETLDGMMDVI, encoded by the coding sequence ATGACCCTATCGATCAACGCCGCTTTCGACGGCGGCAACATCCGCGTCATCGGCATCGACGGCGACATCGTGAACCTGGAGATCGTCCCCGATCACCAGAGCGATTTCTACCAATGGTTCTATTTCCGCGTCGCGGGCGCGGCGGGGCGTAGGCTGACCTTCCGCATCCTGAACGCGGGCAAATCGGCCTATCCGCTTGGCTGGCCCGGCTACAAGGCGCGCGCCTCGACCGATCGGCAGGCGTGGCGGATGATCGAGACGCGATACGAAGGCGAGGTGCTGGAGTTCGACTGGCCGGGCGACAGCGACCTGGTGTGGTTCGCCTATTTCGCGCCGTACACGATGGAGATGCACGCCGATCTGATCGCGCGCACGGCGCTGAAGCCGGGCGTCGAACACCGCGAGCTGGGCCTCAGTCTGGACGGTCAGCCGATCGATTACCTGCGTATCGGCAGCGGCAAGAAGCAGGTGTGGCTCTACGCGCGCCAGCATCCCGGCGAATCGATGGCCGAATATTGGATGGATGGCGCACTCGACTGGCTGACCAGCGACGCGGCGGCAGGATTGCTGGCGAAGGCGACGGTTCACATCGTTCCCAACATGAACCCCGACGGCACGCGCCGCGGGCATTTGCGCACCAACGCCGCGGGCGTGAACCTCAACCGCGAATGGCATTCGCCGAGCGACGAACGCAGCCCCGAGGTGAAGTGCGTGCTGGCCGCGATGGACGAAACCGGGGTCGATTTCGCGATCGACGTCCACGGCGACGAGGCGATCGCGGCGAACTTCATCGCCGGGTTCGAGGGCGTCCCGTCGTGGACCGACGTGCACGGCGAGAAATTCTATGAGTTCGGCCGCCGCCTTGCCGAGCGTACGCCCGATTTCCAGACCGAGAAGGGCTATCAGAAATCCGCCCCTGGCCGCGCGAACCTGTCGATGTCGACCAACCAGCTTGCCGAACGCTTCGGCGCGGTGTCGGTGACGCTGGAGATGCCGTTCAAGGACCACGATCCCAACCCCGACGCCGAACATGGCTGGTCGGGCGAGCGATCGGCGAAGCTGGCGGTCGCGTGTCTCGAAACGCTCGACGGGATGATGGACGTCATCTGA
- the ykgO gene encoding type B 50S ribosomal protein L36, producing MKIRNSLKSLKDRHRDNRVIRRRGRTYVINKTNRRFKARQG from the coding sequence ATGAAGATCCGCAACAGCCTCAAGTCGCTCAAGGACCGGCATCGCGACAACCGCGTGATCCGCCGTCGCGGTCGCACCTACGTCATCAACAAGACGAATCGCCGGTTCAAGGCGCGCCAGGGCTGA
- a CDS encoding HAD family phosphatase, giving the protein MGGREGERAGAATKTIASAAVVFDIGNVLYDWDPRILYERLIPDGEALDAFLRDVCTREWHFQHDLGRPFAETSAELSAEYPEHADLIAAWGPCFSEQIPGPMPGMPALVDELHASGVPLYAITNFSGEFFAPFRAQEAAFFGRFRDIVVSGDEQVVKPDPAIYRLALERFGLEPRQAVFVDDRQENVDGADAVGMTGIRFVDAATLRARFVELGLLE; this is encoded by the coding sequence GTGGGCGGTCGGGAGGGGGAGCGGGCCGGTGCCGCGACCAAGACAATTGCTTCGGCCGCTGTCGTTTTCGACATCGGCAACGTCCTCTACGATTGGGATCCGCGGATCCTGTACGAGCGCCTCATCCCCGATGGTGAGGCGCTCGACGCGTTCCTGCGCGACGTTTGCACGCGCGAATGGCATTTCCAGCATGATTTGGGACGGCCCTTTGCGGAGACATCGGCCGAGCTGAGCGCCGAATATCCCGAACACGCCGACCTCATCGCCGCCTGGGGTCCATGTTTCTCGGAACAGATACCGGGACCGATGCCGGGGATGCCCGCGCTGGTCGACGAACTGCACGCGAGCGGCGTGCCGCTGTACGCGATCACCAATTTCTCGGGCGAGTTCTTCGCCCCGTTCCGCGCGCAGGAAGCGGCGTTCTTCGGTCGCTTCCGCGACATCGTGGTGTCGGGCGACGAACAGGTGGTGAAACCCGACCCCGCCATCTACCGCCTTGCGCTGGAGCGCTTCGGGCTGGAGCCGCGGCAGGCGGTGTTCGTCGACGACCGGCAGGAGAATGTCGACGGTGCGGATGCGGTGGGGATGACCGGTATACGCTTTGTCGATGCCGCGACGTTGCGTGCGCGCTTTGTTGAATTGGGACTGCTTGAGTAG